One Scleropages formosus chromosome 8, fSclFor1.1, whole genome shotgun sequence DNA window includes the following coding sequences:
- the b9d1 gene encoding B9 domain-containing protein 1 isoform X1: protein MATNNPSVFLVMINGQIEGANFPEYDDLYCKYCFVYGNDWAPTSGLEEGISQIACRGQGTQPALVWNFPLEITFKSTNPFGWPQIAVSVYGPDTFGNDVVRGYGAVHVPLTPGKHVRTVPMFVPESTSRLQKFTSWLMGRRPEFTDPKVVAQGEGREVTRVRSQGTVTISFNIVTKDMKKLGYDATPSEALSAAEARTPSLAHPL, encoded by the exons ATGGCGACAAATAACCCATCCGTGTTTCTTGTAATGATAAACGGGCAAATAGAAGGAGCAAAC TTTCCAGAATATGACGATCTTTACTGCAAATACTGTTTTGTGTACGGGAACGACTGGGCCCCCACCTCG GGTCTAGAAGAAGGAATCTCCCAAATCGCCTGCCGGGGCCAGGGGACCCAACCCGCCTTGGTGTGGAACTTCCCCTTGGAGATCACCTTCAAGAGCACAAACCCATTTGGCT GGCCTCAGATCGCGGTGAGCGTCTATGGCCCCGACACCTTCGGGAATGACGTGGTTCGAGGCTACGGGGCCGTGCACGTCCCCCTCACCCCTGGCAA GCATGTAAGAACTGTCCCCATGTTTGTTCCTGAATCTACTTCCAGACTACAGAAATTCACAAG CTGGTTGATGGGACGGCGTCCAGAGTTCACTGACCCCAAAGTGGTTGCTCAGGGAGAAGGGAGGGAAG TGACCCGGGTGCGGTCTCAAGGCACGGTCACCATCTCCTTTAACATCGTCACCAAAGACATGAAGAAGCTGGGCTACGACGCCACCCCTTCAGAAGCTCTGTCTGCCGCAGAAGCCCGCACTCCAAGCCTGGCCCACCCCCTGTGA
- the epn2 gene encoding epsin-2 isoform X3 — MPSSTIRRQMKNVVNNYSDAEKKVREATSNDPWGPSSSLMSEIADLTYNVVAFSEIMSMIWKRLNDHGKNWRHVYKALTLLDYLIKTGSERVALQCRENIFAIQTLKDFQYVDRDGKDQGINVREKSKQLVALLKDDDRLKGERSQALKTKERMAQVATSAGSSGHMSFGRGSSQPNLSTSYSEEYGRSEGSPASYHGSTSPNASSELEQARPQTSGEEELQLQLALAMSREAAEQEERMRRGDDLRLQMALEESRKDTTTTTKSVKKKEQPQSSLMDLMDVVPQASPPTHSIDPWGGVSKAASSDPWQSYGTASKPAASLDPWASSSSSASATPIKNADPWGASATSAAATAPTVDPWAPTSVRTKTAGSFDPFSTLNGTSKEDLSDFDSLRSSSVKTGDARGSSSLPSRPAASASPDPFDLLPSTTSRKTPESFLGPNAALVNLDSLVSKPPQLSAASNPFLLTGTAPPPPAPVNPFQVNQPQPPTLNQMRVSPMMGMGTPAFGGLPQMSAEPLPLSSMVPVPGMTTLASVGHVVPGMGVSAPSSLSMPQPLMSTVLPPSGAGGNQGAATTTNPFLL; from the exons ATGCCGAGCTCAACAATTCGCCGGCAGATGAAGAACGTGGTGAACAACTACTCGGACGCAGAGAAGAAGGTGCGTGAGGCGACCTCCAATGACCCCTGGGGCCCCTCGAGCTCGCTTATGTCAGAGATCGCCGACTTGACCTATAATGTGGTGGCCTTCTCGGAGATCATGAGTATGATCTGGAAGCGGCTCAACGACCACGGGAAGAATTGGCGCCACGTGTACAAGGCGCTCACGCTCTTGGACTACCTGATCAAAACAGGCTCAGAGCGCGTGGCGCTGCAGTGCCGCGAAAACATCTTCGCCATCCAGACGCTGAAGGACTTCCAGTACGTGGACCGTGACGGGAAGGACCAGGGCATCAATGTGCGTGAGAAGTCGAAGCAGCTGGTGGCGCTGCTCAAGGACGACGACCGACTGAAGGGCGAGCGCTCACAGGCGCTCAAGACCAAGGAGCGCATGGCGCAGGTGGCCACCAGCGCGGGCAGCAGCGGTCACATGAGCTTCGGCCGCGGCTCCAGCCAGCCCAACCTGTCCACCAGCTACTCGGAGGAGTACGGCCGCTCCGAGGGCTCCCCCGCCTCCTACCATGGCT CTACAAGTCCCAATGCCTCCTCGGAGCTGGAACAGGCCCGGCCTCAGACGAGCGGCGAGGAGGAGCTGCAACTGCAGCTGGCCTTGGCCATGAGTCGCGAGGCTGCAGAGCAG GAGGAGAGGATGAGGCGTGGTGATGACCTCCGTCTACAGATGGCGCTAGAAGAGAGCCGCAAGGacaccacaacaacaacaaagtcagtgaagaagaaggag CAACCGCAGTCTTCCCTAATGGACTTGATGGACGTTGTACCCCAAGCCTCCCCTCCAACCCATTCCATAGACCCCTGGGGAGGTGTGTCCAAGGCAGCCAGTTCAGACCCCTGGCAGTCCTACG GTACAGCTTCGAAACCAGCCGCCTCGCTGGATCCTTGGGCATcgtcctccagctcagcctccGCCACACCCATCAAGAACGCTGATCCCTGGGGGGCGTCGGCAACATCTGCAGCTGCCACTGCGCCAACCGTCGACCCCTGGGCACCAACGTCTGTCCGAACCAAGACCGCAG GTAGTTTCGACCCCTTCAGTACCTTGAATGGTACATCCAAAGAGGACCTATCTGACTTTGACAGCCTTCGCTCCTCTTCCGTCAAAACGG GAGATGCCCGGGGAAGCTCCAGCCTCCCATCGCGGCCCGCCGCCTCCGCAAGCCCCGACCCGTTCGACCTGCTGCCGAGCACAACCTCCCGGAAGACCCCCGAGTCCTTCCTGGGCCCTAACGCCGCTCTGGTGAACCTGGACTCGCTGGTCAGCAAGCCTCCGCAGCTTTCGGCCGCATCAAACCCCTTTCTGTTGACCG GCACggcccctccacccccagctcCGGTGAACCCTTTCCAGGTGAACCAGCCGCAGCCGCCCACCCTCAACCAGATGAGGGTGAGCCCTATGATGGGAATGGGCACCCCAGCCTTCGGGGGCCTGCCCCAGATGAGCGCTGAGCCGCTGCCCCTCTCTTCCATGGTGCCTGTGCCTGGCATGACCACACTGGCGTCCGTGGGCCACGTGGTGCCTGGCATGGGCGTGAGTGCCCCGTCCTCCTTGTCCATGCCGCAGCCGCTGATGAGCACAGTGCTGCCCCCGTCTGGAGCTGGAGGCAACCAGggtgctgccaccaccaccaaccCCTTCCTGTTGTGA
- the b9d1 gene encoding B9 domain-containing protein 1 isoform X2, whose amino-acid sequence MATNNPSVFLVMINGQIEGANGLEEGISQIACRGQGTQPALVWNFPLEITFKSTNPFGWPQIAVSVYGPDTFGNDVVRGYGAVHVPLTPGKHVRTVPMFVPESTSRLQKFTSWLMGRRPEFTDPKVVAQGEGREVTRVRSQGTVTISFNIVTKDMKKLGYDATPSEALSAAEARTPSLAHPL is encoded by the exons ATGGCGACAAATAACCCATCCGTGTTTCTTGTAATGATAAACGGGCAAATAGAAGGAGCAAAC GGTCTAGAAGAAGGAATCTCCCAAATCGCCTGCCGGGGCCAGGGGACCCAACCCGCCTTGGTGTGGAACTTCCCCTTGGAGATCACCTTCAAGAGCACAAACCCATTTGGCT GGCCTCAGATCGCGGTGAGCGTCTATGGCCCCGACACCTTCGGGAATGACGTGGTTCGAGGCTACGGGGCCGTGCACGTCCCCCTCACCCCTGGCAA GCATGTAAGAACTGTCCCCATGTTTGTTCCTGAATCTACTTCCAGACTACAGAAATTCACAAG CTGGTTGATGGGACGGCGTCCAGAGTTCACTGACCCCAAAGTGGTTGCTCAGGGAGAAGGGAGGGAAG TGACCCGGGTGCGGTCTCAAGGCACGGTCACCATCTCCTTTAACATCGTCACCAAAGACATGAAGAAGCTGGGCTACGACGCCACCCCTTCAGAAGCTCTGTCTGCCGCAGAAGCCCGCACTCCAAGCCTGGCCCACCCCCTGTGA
- the epn2 gene encoding epsin-2 isoform X1: protein MPSSTIRRQMKNVVNNYSDAEKKVREATSNDPWGPSSSLMSEIADLTYNVVAFSEIMSMIWKRLNDHGKNWRHVYKALTLLDYLIKTGSERVALQCRENIFAIQTLKDFQYVDRDGKDQGINVREKSKQLVALLKDDDRLKGERSQALKTKERMAQVATSAGSSGHMSFGRGSSQPNLSTSYSEEYGRSEGSPASYHGSTSPNASSELEQARPQTSGEEELQLQLALAMSREAAEQEERMRRGDDLRLQMALEESRKDTTTTTKSVKKKEQPQSSLMDLMDVVPQASPPTHSIDPWGGVSKAASSDPWQSYGTASKPAASLDPWASSSSSASATPIKNADPWGASATSAAATAPTVDPWAPTSVRTKTAGSFDPFSTLNGTSKEDLSDFDSLRSSSVKTGDARGSSSLPSRPAASASPDPFDLLPSTTSRKTPESFLGPNAALVNLDSLVSKPPQLSAASNPFLLTGASPKGVSTRALRNTKMEMVAFALFAILSVSPTGTAPPPPAPVNPFQVNQPQPPTLNQMRVSPMMGMGTPAFGGLPQMSAEPLPLSSMVPVPGMTTLASVGHVVPGMGVSAPSSLSMPQPLMSTVLPPSGAGGNQGAATTTNPFLL from the exons ATGCCGAGCTCAACAATTCGCCGGCAGATGAAGAACGTGGTGAACAACTACTCGGACGCAGAGAAGAAGGTGCGTGAGGCGACCTCCAATGACCCCTGGGGCCCCTCGAGCTCGCTTATGTCAGAGATCGCCGACTTGACCTATAATGTGGTGGCCTTCTCGGAGATCATGAGTATGATCTGGAAGCGGCTCAACGACCACGGGAAGAATTGGCGCCACGTGTACAAGGCGCTCACGCTCTTGGACTACCTGATCAAAACAGGCTCAGAGCGCGTGGCGCTGCAGTGCCGCGAAAACATCTTCGCCATCCAGACGCTGAAGGACTTCCAGTACGTGGACCGTGACGGGAAGGACCAGGGCATCAATGTGCGTGAGAAGTCGAAGCAGCTGGTGGCGCTGCTCAAGGACGACGACCGACTGAAGGGCGAGCGCTCACAGGCGCTCAAGACCAAGGAGCGCATGGCGCAGGTGGCCACCAGCGCGGGCAGCAGCGGTCACATGAGCTTCGGCCGCGGCTCCAGCCAGCCCAACCTGTCCACCAGCTACTCGGAGGAGTACGGCCGCTCCGAGGGCTCCCCCGCCTCCTACCATGGCT CTACAAGTCCCAATGCCTCCTCGGAGCTGGAACAGGCCCGGCCTCAGACGAGCGGCGAGGAGGAGCTGCAACTGCAGCTGGCCTTGGCCATGAGTCGCGAGGCTGCAGAGCAG GAGGAGAGGATGAGGCGTGGTGATGACCTCCGTCTACAGATGGCGCTAGAAGAGAGCCGCAAGGacaccacaacaacaacaaagtcagtgaagaagaaggag CAACCGCAGTCTTCCCTAATGGACTTGATGGACGTTGTACCCCAAGCCTCCCCTCCAACCCATTCCATAGACCCCTGGGGAGGTGTGTCCAAGGCAGCCAGTTCAGACCCCTGGCAGTCCTACG GTACAGCTTCGAAACCAGCCGCCTCGCTGGATCCTTGGGCATcgtcctccagctcagcctccGCCACACCCATCAAGAACGCTGATCCCTGGGGGGCGTCGGCAACATCTGCAGCTGCCACTGCGCCAACCGTCGACCCCTGGGCACCAACGTCTGTCCGAACCAAGACCGCAG GTAGTTTCGACCCCTTCAGTACCTTGAATGGTACATCCAAAGAGGACCTATCTGACTTTGACAGCCTTCGCTCCTCTTCCGTCAAAACGG GAGATGCCCGGGGAAGCTCCAGCCTCCCATCGCGGCCCGCCGCCTCCGCAAGCCCCGACCCGTTCGACCTGCTGCCGAGCACAACCTCCCGGAAGACCCCCGAGTCCTTCCTGGGCCCTAACGCCGCTCTGGTGAACCTGGACTCGCTGGTCAGCAAGCCTCCGCAGCTTTCGGCCGCATCAAACCCCTTTCTGTTGACCGGTGCGTCCCCCAAGGGTGTGTCTACCAGGGCTCTTCGTAACACGAAAATGGAAATGGTCGCGTTTGCTTTGTTTGCTATTTTGTCCGTCTCCCCAACAGGCACggcccctccacccccagctcCGGTGAACCCTTTCCAGGTGAACCAGCCGCAGCCGCCCACCCTCAACCAGATGAGGGTGAGCCCTATGATGGGAATGGGCACCCCAGCCTTCGGGGGCCTGCCCCAGATGAGCGCTGAGCCGCTGCCCCTCTCTTCCATGGTGCCTGTGCCTGGCATGACCACACTGGCGTCCGTGGGCCACGTGGTGCCTGGCATGGGCGTGAGTGCCCCGTCCTCCTTGTCCATGCCGCAGCCGCTGATGAGCACAGTGCTGCCCCCGTCTGGAGCTGGAGGCAACCAGggtgctgccaccaccaccaaccCCTTCCTGTTGTGA
- the epn2 gene encoding epsin-2 isoform X2 — protein MPSSTIRRQMKNVVNNYSDAEKKVREATSNDPWGPSSSLMSEIADLTYNVVAFSEIMSMIWKRLNDHGKNWRHVYKALTLLDYLIKTGSERVALQCRENIFAIQTLKDFQYVDRDGKDQGINVREKSKQLVALLKDDDRLKGERSQALKTKERMAQVATSAGSSGHMSFGRGSSQPNLSTSYSEEYGRSEGSPASYHGSTSPNASSELEQARPQTSGEEELQLQLALAMSREAAEQEERMRRGDDLRLQMALEESRKDTTTTTKSVKKKEQPQSSLMDLMDVVPQASPPTHSIDPWGGVSKAASSDPWQSYGTASKPAASLDPWASSSSSASATPIKNADPWGASATSAAATAPTVDPWAPTSVRTKTAGSFDPFSTLNGTSKEDLSDFDSLRSSSVKTGDARGSSSLPSRPAASASPDPFDLLPSTTSRKTPESFLGPNAALVNLDSLVSKPPQLSAASNPFLLTGASPKGTAPPPPAPVNPFQVNQPQPPTLNQMRVSPMMGMGTPAFGGLPQMSAEPLPLSSMVPVPGMTTLASVGHVVPGMGVSAPSSLSMPQPLMSTVLPPSGAGGNQGAATTTNPFLL, from the exons ATGCCGAGCTCAACAATTCGCCGGCAGATGAAGAACGTGGTGAACAACTACTCGGACGCAGAGAAGAAGGTGCGTGAGGCGACCTCCAATGACCCCTGGGGCCCCTCGAGCTCGCTTATGTCAGAGATCGCCGACTTGACCTATAATGTGGTGGCCTTCTCGGAGATCATGAGTATGATCTGGAAGCGGCTCAACGACCACGGGAAGAATTGGCGCCACGTGTACAAGGCGCTCACGCTCTTGGACTACCTGATCAAAACAGGCTCAGAGCGCGTGGCGCTGCAGTGCCGCGAAAACATCTTCGCCATCCAGACGCTGAAGGACTTCCAGTACGTGGACCGTGACGGGAAGGACCAGGGCATCAATGTGCGTGAGAAGTCGAAGCAGCTGGTGGCGCTGCTCAAGGACGACGACCGACTGAAGGGCGAGCGCTCACAGGCGCTCAAGACCAAGGAGCGCATGGCGCAGGTGGCCACCAGCGCGGGCAGCAGCGGTCACATGAGCTTCGGCCGCGGCTCCAGCCAGCCCAACCTGTCCACCAGCTACTCGGAGGAGTACGGCCGCTCCGAGGGCTCCCCCGCCTCCTACCATGGCT CTACAAGTCCCAATGCCTCCTCGGAGCTGGAACAGGCCCGGCCTCAGACGAGCGGCGAGGAGGAGCTGCAACTGCAGCTGGCCTTGGCCATGAGTCGCGAGGCTGCAGAGCAG GAGGAGAGGATGAGGCGTGGTGATGACCTCCGTCTACAGATGGCGCTAGAAGAGAGCCGCAAGGacaccacaacaacaacaaagtcagtgaagaagaaggag CAACCGCAGTCTTCCCTAATGGACTTGATGGACGTTGTACCCCAAGCCTCCCCTCCAACCCATTCCATAGACCCCTGGGGAGGTGTGTCCAAGGCAGCCAGTTCAGACCCCTGGCAGTCCTACG GTACAGCTTCGAAACCAGCCGCCTCGCTGGATCCTTGGGCATcgtcctccagctcagcctccGCCACACCCATCAAGAACGCTGATCCCTGGGGGGCGTCGGCAACATCTGCAGCTGCCACTGCGCCAACCGTCGACCCCTGGGCACCAACGTCTGTCCGAACCAAGACCGCAG GTAGTTTCGACCCCTTCAGTACCTTGAATGGTACATCCAAAGAGGACCTATCTGACTTTGACAGCCTTCGCTCCTCTTCCGTCAAAACGG GAGATGCCCGGGGAAGCTCCAGCCTCCCATCGCGGCCCGCCGCCTCCGCAAGCCCCGACCCGTTCGACCTGCTGCCGAGCACAACCTCCCGGAAGACCCCCGAGTCCTTCCTGGGCCCTAACGCCGCTCTGGTGAACCTGGACTCGCTGGTCAGCAAGCCTCCGCAGCTTTCGGCCGCATCAAACCCCTTTCTGTTGACCGGTGCGTCCCCCAAGG GCACggcccctccacccccagctcCGGTGAACCCTTTCCAGGTGAACCAGCCGCAGCCGCCCACCCTCAACCAGATGAGGGTGAGCCCTATGATGGGAATGGGCACCCCAGCCTTCGGGGGCCTGCCCCAGATGAGCGCTGAGCCGCTGCCCCTCTCTTCCATGGTGCCTGTGCCTGGCATGACCACACTGGCGTCCGTGGGCCACGTGGTGCCTGGCATGGGCGTGAGTGCCCCGTCCTCCTTGTCCATGCCGCAGCCGCTGATGAGCACAGTGCTGCCCCCGTCTGGAGCTGGAGGCAACCAGggtgctgccaccaccaccaaccCCTTCCTGTTGTGA